One part of the uncultured Bacteroides sp. genome encodes these proteins:
- a CDS encoding sugar O-acetyltransferase, whose protein sequence is MATEKEKMRSGQLANVSDPEIFADLLRAKALISKMNTMYLGSPDLQEVQKELLPNIHPTAKICPPFFCDYGYNIELGEHVFINFNCVILDGAPVKIGHHTLIGPAVQIYTPQHPINYLERREMVESAHAVTIGNDCWIGGGAVICPGVTIGDRCIIGAGSVVTKDVPNDSLAVGNPAVVKRKLALENNINSMTF, encoded by the coding sequence ATGGCAACAGAAAAAGAAAAAATGAGGAGCGGTCAGCTTGCTAATGTTTCCGACCCGGAAATATTTGCCGACCTTTTAAGAGCGAAGGCTTTAATATCCAAAATGAATACGATGTATCTTGGCTCACCCGATTTGCAGGAAGTTCAGAAAGAACTGCTTCCAAATATTCATCCCACAGCAAAGATCTGTCCGCCTTTCTTTTGCGATTATGGCTATAATATAGAGTTGGGCGAGCATGTTTTTATTAATTTTAATTGTGTGATTCTAGACGGTGCTCCGGTAAAGATTGGGCATCACACATTAATTGGTCCGGCGGTACAAATATATACTCCGCAGCATCCGATAAACTATCTGGAACGCCGTGAAATGGTTGAATCTGCTCATGCTGTTACTATCGGTAATGATTGCTGGATAGGTGGAGGGGCAGTTATTTGTCCGGGAGTTACGATTGGTGATCGTTGCATAATTGGTGCCGGTAGTGTAGTTACGAAAGATGTTCCCAATGATTCTCTGGCAGTAGGAAATCCGGCTGTTGTGAAAAGAAAACTAGCTTTAGAGAACAATATAAATTCAATGACATTCTAA
- a CDS encoding TonB-dependent receptor encodes MKKIFSVLFFIILHQTITAQSFQIKGSILSTAKQPIEFANVVLRKADSTFVNGGMTDAKGKFSMENLEKGIYNLQISSLGYQTRNLEIRDFNKDTDLGTIEIDSAAIALNEVVVTAAKVINEADRKILLPTSKQMKAATNGFDLLQQLNLRRIQIDVMRNTIAASGGGEVQLRINGVKSSIQEVMSLRPEDILRIEHHEDPGLRYEEAEAVIDYITRRRNSGGFISFDTETSPHVAFGNNSITAKFNYKKSEFGLFYTGGYRSVGHLWRENSETFNFPDGRSLTRMEDGTPDKWSMNWNYIQMNYNYQQGKEWFFNATLRANINGNPKQNFNSYLYPTNNPSNGVHMTDRSSSRERRPSLDLYYQRNFKNQQSLILNVVGTYANSNSKRYYKEIQDTETLTDLFSNVDGNKYSIIGEGIYEKTFKAGRLSTGIKHTQSFTDNEYTGSSVSKTDMRQADTYMYTEFQGKINKFNYSLGIGGSRSWFNQGGEGYQNYNFRPTASLKYNFNENSFIRYRGNIYSNSPSLSDLGNTEQAIDSLQIRKGNSSLKPVISYVNTLNYDITKGIFSGSLLVSHRYYNKPIMEETIIENNKFIRTKDNQKNWQKLNTEMEVSVNPFKDHLITKITTGISYFDSKGNNYAHTYSNWYYRAEVNGYYKNWSAFFRIQNHRNNFFGETLDIGENWHMIGIMYKHKQLTIGGMMLNPFADNWKVGSENRNKFAPSKNWEYVKESSRLFAFKLSYNFNFGRKYQSSQKRLNNEDTDTGVMSSSKK; translated from the coding sequence ATGAAAAAGATTTTTAGCGTATTATTTTTTATAATACTTCACCAAACCATAACAGCCCAATCTTTCCAGATCAAAGGATCTATTCTTTCCACAGCAAAACAGCCTATTGAATTTGCAAATGTAGTTTTAAGAAAAGCCGATTCTACATTTGTGAATGGCGGAATGACTGATGCAAAAGGTAAGTTCAGTATGGAGAATCTCGAGAAAGGAATATATAACCTTCAGATTTCAAGTCTTGGATACCAAACCAGGAATCTTGAAATCCGCGATTTCAATAAAGACACTGATCTGGGAACTATTGAAATTGATTCAGCTGCCATTGCACTAAATGAAGTTGTTGTTACCGCAGCTAAAGTTATTAATGAAGCCGACAGAAAAATATTACTGCCCACTTCAAAACAAATGAAAGCAGCAACCAACGGATTTGATCTTTTGCAACAACTAAACTTAAGACGTATTCAGATTGATGTTATGAGAAATACCATTGCCGCGTCAGGTGGAGGAGAAGTACAACTTAGAATCAATGGAGTAAAGTCGAGCATTCAGGAAGTTATGTCATTACGACCGGAAGATATCCTGCGTATAGAACATCATGAAGACCCGGGACTCCGCTACGAGGAGGCAGAAGCTGTTATTGATTATATTACCCGCCGTAGAAACAGCGGCGGATTTATCTCATTCGACACAGAAACCTCTCCTCATGTTGCTTTTGGTAATAACAGCATTACAGCCAAATTCAATTACAAGAAATCGGAATTCGGACTATTCTACACAGGTGGATACAGATCCGTGGGTCACTTGTGGCGTGAAAATTCAGAAACATTCAACTTTCCCGACGGCAGAAGTCTCACCCGTATGGAAGATGGAACTCCAGACAAATGGTCTATGAACTGGAACTATATACAAATGAATTACAACTACCAGCAAGGAAAAGAATGGTTCTTTAATGCAACACTCAGGGCAAATATCAATGGTAATCCAAAGCAGAATTTCAACAGTTATCTTTACCCGACCAACAATCCTTCAAACGGAGTACACATGACAGATCGTTCTTCTTCCCGGGAGCGCAGACCTTCGCTAGACCTTTATTATCAACGCAATTTTAAAAATCAGCAATCTTTGATTCTTAACGTTGTAGGTACATATGCAAACTCCAATTCAAAGAGATATTATAAGGAAATACAGGATACAGAAACCTTAACCGATCTATTTTCAAATGTAGACGGAAATAAATATTCGATTATTGGTGAAGGAATATATGAAAAGACATTCAAGGCAGGCAGACTAAGCACCGGAATAAAGCACACTCAAAGTTTCACTGACAATGAATATACAGGAAGTTCTGTATCCAAAACAGATATGAGACAGGCCGACACTTACATGTATACAGAATTTCAGGGAAAGATTAATAAGTTCAATTACTCTTTAGGAATAGGAGGCTCACGTTCATGGTTCAACCAGGGAGGAGAAGGATATCAAAATTATAACTTCCGCCCCACAGCAAGTCTGAAATACAACTTTAACGAGAACTCGTTTATCCGTTATCGTGGTAATATATACAGTAATTCTCCTTCTTTGTCCGACCTTGGAAATACAGAACAAGCAATTGATTCCTTACAGATAAGAAAAGGAAATAGCTCTCTAAAACCGGTAATATCATACGTTAACACATTAAACTACGACATAACTAAAGGAATATTCAGCGGTAGTTTATTGGTTAGTCACAGATACTATAACAAACCTATAATGGAGGAAACCATTATTGAAAACAACAAATTCATCCGTACCAAGGACAACCAAAAGAATTGGCAGAAATTGAATACCGAAATGGAAGTATCAGTCAATCCATTCAAAGATCATTTAATCACTAAAATAACGACTGGAATAAGTTACTTCGACAGTAAAGGAAATAATTATGCTCACACATATTCAAACTGGTATTATAGAGCAGAGGTAAATGGATACTATAAAAACTGGTCGGCATTCTTCCGCATCCAAAATCACAGAAACAATTTCTTTGGTGAGACTCTTGATATTGGAGAAAACTGGCACATGATTGGAATTATGTACAAGCATAAACAACTAACTATTGGAGGCATGATGCTTAACCCATTTGCCGACAACTGGAAAGTAGGTAGTGAAAATCGCAATAAATTTGCTCCTTCCAAAAATTGGGAATATGTTAAAGAGAGTTCGCGACTATTTGCATTCAAGTTATCATATAACTTCAATTTCGGACGTAAGTATCAGTCTTCACAAAAACGATTAAATAACGAAGATACCGATACAGGAGTTATGAGTAGTAGCAAAAAATAA